In the Telopea speciosissima isolate NSW1024214 ecotype Mountain lineage chromosome 6, Tspe_v1, whole genome shotgun sequence genome, ATGGGACTTTTGGTTGGGGGAATTTGATTGGAAATTAGTGAACCTAATGCCAGAAGACACTGGATGCTTAAGGCCTAAGGTGTAGAACTTACAAGTGATTGTAGCATCTGTCGTTAGGAAGAGGGATTTTCTAGGGTACTCATGAGCTGTTATTTCAGACAATAAATTGGATCGCTGAGAACTctgcaaaaatattttttttcaccTAACATTTTCACAAATTCTGGGCTTTAGAGGAGATATATATCTAGgaatgtaaacagatcggattcggctcggagagtgctatattcgcatccgcatccgattagctttcggacggattcggatagtgctaaacagatacggacacggatacggaccGGCTATTTTATCcgttacatgtaaatatagctttttggatagctatagcctatccgtatccatatccgtttagctttcggacggattcggatagtgctaaacagatacggacacagatatgGAAACGGAtgtcggctattcatttacatccctatataTAACCATATAGactgagggtggaccttggtgcaacggtaaggttgctccattgtgaccaagtggtcacgggttcaagtctaaagaaacagcctctccgcaaagaggggtaaggttgcgtacattatgaccctccccaaaccccgcaatggcagaagcctcgtgcactgagtaTGTCCTTTTTATATAACTAGATAGACTAAAACCTAGAAAGGGGGTGAGGAGCCATTTATACCTTGAACCTTTTTCAAATGTTTGTGGGCTTTTagtaatttattatttatttcttcctGTGCATTCAAAGCTTTTCCAAtttgaacttctttttttttttttaatctctctcACAAGGACTTCTCTGCTGTAAAACACTGTAGGCAATATCTCACCTGTGCAGCTTGGAGATTGTGAAATACGATCCAGACAGAAGTATATACTTCTCACAAGTACCCAGTCACAAAGTTCTTTGTCATACGCCCCGAACATAAGCTTTTCTGCTTCTCTGTTTGTACATTGCAATACAGAAGTTTTGctattgtttttcattttttcacattcaattttattattctGCTTGAAGTGCAGTAACTAGAAAATTTCTTTAATAATGATTGTTTTTCCTTCACAGGTATTGAAACTGTAAGCTGAAGCTGGAATATACTTGTTATAAGAGCTAAAGAAGCTGAATTTTGAAGTTGACGGAACTACAGTCAGAGCTTGTTAAGAAGGAGATATGCTTGATATCTTGATACTTTCTAAGGACATTCACGTGATATCCTTATACTCTATAAGAAGGAGGAATGCTTGATATTTTGATACATTGAGAGCGATGGATGGAAACATGCTGGAAGCTTTTCGAGAAAAGGAGATCGCTGAAATGATGATGACCAGCAGCAACTACAGTGTTGCTAGGGACAAGTTACTCAAAGCAAAGGATCTTTTCCCATCGCTTGATAACATCACTGGAATGTTAACTGTCTGTGACATACTATGTGCTGCCAATGTTGGGATCTCTGGTTATTCAACTGACTGGTACTGGATTCTTCAGCTCAAACCAGGGGCAGATGAATCTACAATAGAGTCTCAGTTTTGCAAGCTCATTAACCTCTTGGAACCCATCAAGAATGAGTTCCCTGGCACTGTATCTGCCCTGAAACTCATAAAGAAAGCATTCCATGTCCTCTCTGACCGAGAGAGGCGGGAAGAATTTGATAAGAAGAGACTTGGTGATTGCCGGGCTTATGGGTCGGATTTACGGGAGCAACCTGACATGGAAGTtgtaaaaaggaaaacagaagCCATTTCGCAGAGTTCTGCCGGGCTGATGAGGATTGGAGGTGATACTTTTGATGTAATTAACGAGTTGAGCTGTTCAATAAAGAACCATAAAATGAAAACATCTAAGGATGTTACTGAGAAGGGAGTCCAGAATGCTGTAATATATACAGGGGAGCAGGCCTTAAATGATTTTAGCATTTTTGACGAGCCTAGAAAGAAAATTCGTGCACAAGAGGCAGGTTGGATTTCCTCTTGCATGGGGACTGGCTCAAATAGAGGATTAGGGGGGAGACCTCTTAACAGTATGAAGTCAACAGTGGGTTCACAAAGAAATCCATCACGGTCACTTTGTAAAATGCCCAACTCAGACTACTACAACTTCAACAATAATAGGAAGGCTGAGGCCTTTTCAGTGGGTCAGGTTTGGGCTGCTTACGATCAAGAGAAAATGCCTCGCCGCTACTATCGGATCTGTGGCTTTACCATGTTGCCATTTCAATTACGCTTCACATGCTTGAAACCTATACCTGGTTGTGCTGATGAGGAAAGGTGGTGTACAGCTGGATTGCCTGTTGCTTGCGGGGCCTTCAAACTTGATATGGATTCAATGATGATGGGGGGAGCATCAAAATTTTCCCATGTGGTGTCTCAGGTTGCAACTGTTACAGATCAGCCAGTTGAAATTTACCCCCGAAAAGGTGAGGTTTGGGCAATTTATATAGACTGGAAACCATTTGATTGGTGTGCTGATCCCAAGACTAGAAAAGGATACAGACTGCAGATGGTTGAAATAGTCACAAGCTTTTCACAAGAAGCAGGTGTGAGGGTTGTATGCTTGGAGAAGGTAAATGGATTCAGGAACATTTTCCAAAGACGCCCAGACAATGGGAGTAAATCCTATTTCCAGATTCCTGGAGCACATTCATATACTTTTTCTCATATGGTCCCTGCCTTCAGATTTGCAGGTGGAGAGATGAATGGAATTTCTGCAGGGATGTTTGAGCTGGACCCTTTGGCTGGTCCTGCAGAGTTGGTTCAAGGGATGGCCAAATCATTGGGAGAAGAGAGTTCTAGCGACTATTCAAGCTCCACCGATTGTCCTTCGATCCCTACTGCCATTATTATGTCAAAGCCAGAGGTTGAGGAGGATTTGAAGTCTCAATGGACAGCAAAGGATTTTGTCTCAGATCAAATATGGGCTATATATGATGGTCCTGATTTCTTGCCTCGACAATATGTGAGAATTAAGAATTTGATTTCTAGTAGTAAAGTTTGTGTCACACTCTTGAAGCCATACCCCATACATGACGATGAGGTCCAGTGGGTCAAAGAGAATTTACCATTTGTTTGTGGATTATTTCGAGCTGATAGAATCACCTGCGACTTGCACTTATCTAGATTCTCTCATCTAGTGAAGTGTGAGCGAAGCAAGGATAAGTCTTTCTACAGGGTTTACCCTAAGAAGGGTGATATTTGGGCAGTATATAGGAACTGGAACAGCAAATGGACGAGATCTAATTATAATGGTCGCTGTTGTAGGATTGTCGAAGTCCTTTCAGATTTTTCTGAGGAGTCTGGGCTGAGAGTAGCCAGCTTAGTTGAAGTGACGGGTTTCCTTACTTTCTTTCGAAGGCAATTAGACGATGGTTATGAACTTTTGCGGACAGTTTCCAGAAGAGAGATGCTTAGTTTCTCTCACCAGATACCAGCTTTCATTGTTGCAGGTATTGAAACCCATGGCCTACCACAAGGTTCTTTGCACCTGGAACCTGATGCATTACCTTCTGCATTAAGCAACTAGTTCGTATCATCCAACCATGAGTGATATGCTTCttgtaaagaaaaagaatgaaatatcattcattgtaaagaaaaaaaagacatacATACTAATTTACTACCACTTCCTGTATATATCCCTAATATTCACCACTACTCCTTTCCCTCTATCTCTTGCTCAGTTTGACATCTTACATCTTATTACATTTGGTGGATGGCTATATGATTGTTCAGAGTGTGTTGCATCTTGCATGAATGACATTTATGGAAACTAATGCTTGTCTAGATGAACCCATCTTCAGCACTCAGTCCTCATTCAATGGTCTttgttcaatattttttttagaccCAAAATCTTTATCGTATGATATAAACCTATTGATGTATGTGGTCATCTGATTTGGCTGATTATTGTCAAAATAGTATGTCTCCTGAAATTCCAATCATGGAGCAAGTCTAATCTATAACTCTAAGAATATGGATTTTACATTAATGATTTGAGgttgattttctatttttaggtTTCCACGTCTTAAATTTCTCCGTCTTATCTATGGTACTCATGGTTTGAGGTAGTGGATTTGATCAAAATCAGCTGATCCTGATTCTGATTCTGGGCGATTCAAGTGCCCAAATCGTACTGAATTTCTAGGGTTCCGGCTGATTCCTGGCCAGTTCTTGCTGAATTGGAATCAGAGGCTGATCCCATTGCCAATTCTGCTTACTTGAACATGATGGtctgattcctttttttttttgtttttgagagagggggggggaggggttgagGTATTAGTAATCTTTAGATATCTATTTACTTGATGTTTTGTGATGATGTAAGATTatgatttggttcatttttgccttcttttttttgttattcttttctGTGGTGTTTTGGAAATTTGTTGCTAGCTGGACAATTGGGTGCTTAATGAGCTAATTAGGCTAGAAATGAAACTAGAGACTTGATGGCAGACACTGACTTTATTAATATGCATGATTTTTTATGAGCATATTGCAATATTGCGCAATAAAATGGATGCTTTGAAGTTTTTGCAGCCTTAATGGAGAATTCGACAAATTCTTAGTTAACACCTTATCATGCATTACCAAGCTTTTAATAGCACTGTACTTGGCTGAAGAACTATTCTTAGTATTGTCTAACTTTATATTTCCTTAGAAAAAGACTGAaatctttctacccaaaaaaagaggTGATATGTCATGATTCATACTAAaaggggcgtacccagtgctttgatatatttttatctgataaaaataccctttttaAACTTTGACAAATTACTAATCATAatggatttttttgttttaagaaaGCCTCTGATGTTTTCTATCGTGCCCCTTTATCCTTCTCAAAGGATAACTAAactaaatctctctctctctctctctcacacacacacacgtcaTGTCTCTCTCTACCTGTAGCACTAACCATTGCTTTTCTCTCTCAATCAGACTTGTTGATTGTGTTAGAGGTATGTCCATCACTCCATCCTGTGTTCTTGGCTTCTTCTTTATTGAGTTCCAGTCAATGTGATTGCAAATTTTTTGATGAACaataatatgaataatgatAGATGTGATTGTTCtaaatttgattcactttgagTTTGAAAATTGCTTTGTTTTCCCTCAAAGTCAGCCTGTATATGCTTGTttcctccctctcccctccccctaaACCTACTCTTCACAGCACTATTCTCATAGCAACCAAACCAAAGTACAGAGACCTTCGCCTGATGGAATCAGCATCTAACAAGAAGCTATTGAGTTGGTAAACTTGCCAGGTGCCATTCTTATGCTCAAGAAAACCATAAAGTCTTCTTTTTCAAGAAATGGGATCCTGTCCATCTCAAAGCTGGACCAAATAGCTATTCCTGAACTTAAAAGCTTTCTTGGAGCAATGTCTCCTTGAATGCAGCAACAAGGAGATAACTGATGGACAATAGCACAAGGGCTCGGCAGTTTGCCCTATTCTGCATTACTTGTTTCTGCTATACATAAAATTTTATGGCCATACAATTTGAGATGTTGCTTGTCTGAAGAGAGCCAACtaactttttccttttatcaGACTTTAGgaaatgggaagcagttttctgtacgggagtgtggcctacaccagcactcctatgtgtctatctctctcctccttaaaataagggggcagaagtgtctttttatatggggaggagagagatagactcatgggagtgctggcgtaggccacactcccggacagagaactttttcccttaggAAAAGGGAAGCAGTTCAATTATTCAGTTTATATTTCTTACATTTTCTGATGCTttatgtagagagagagagagagaatattttccATCGATCAGACTTtgacaaaatagaagaaactcTTAATTACCCTAGATTGGTTATCATGTGTATGTCTTGGTAGGATATATTTGACTTTTATGTGTTCCTTACagtatcctttttttttttttttttttgatgggaaGAAAAAGTATGTtgcaaaaaaaaggaaaattacaaggTTTTAAACATAGTAAATATATCACACCGCTTAAAAGCTAGACTAGTAAAGTTATTAGAAGCTTCAGCAAGCTCAAAATAGTTGATTATAAGGTTCCATGGGATGGGGTTTGAGTTAGAAGGAGTAAGTATTTCACAAAGCTGTTTGTTGCAAAACCATATATCCTTTAGGTTTATATGTTTTATCTTTGCTCTCGTCCACTCCTGAACGATTCCAAAAAGCTCTGGTTCCTTGTCATCTTTAGTTGTTATGCTACCTGCATTAGTTAGGAAATGCTGACCATCTAACAAAATGTAAAAAGTTCACTTGGCTATTTTTTGATCGGGTTCAGAAATTCCTACGACCATTAAATCAAGCAATTCCATTTCAAGGTTAGCAGTTAAAGCAGGTGGTGGAAGATGTGTGATTTGTGGTGAAATTAGACATGGATTTGTTATTGGAGGATGAATCTTCATATCCGAAATCCATCTTAAAATATTATGGATGACCATCATGGGGTCAGCCTTAGCAGCACACATaataactttgtttcttacataccaaatataataacaagttataataacgattgaaaataaaccaaattaaagatTGTTTATCAAACGCATTCAAGCCTAAGAAAGATGCACAGAGTTGGGTGAAAGATGGAGCAGAAAGATGCTCGGTTCTTAATCCAAGGGGGCTAGAAGCCCATATACGCTTAGTCCAGTCACATGAtaagaaaaaatgcaaaattgatTCATCGTTAGAGCCATAGAAATCACATGAAGGCTCGATGAGCATCTATTTCAAAAGAGAGGCTCTGACAGGGATTTTTGCATTTAAAACacgccaaaagaaaattttaaaatgaggATGAAtgttaagtttccaaaaaaatttctaccATTGGAAAAGTATGGGCCTAGGAAAATTAGATGTGGCAATGCGGATGGCGGCTTGCTTTGTTGATAATCTACCATTCTAAGAAAGTGAACAACTCCATGTGTCATCATTGTTGGAAATATTAATACGAAGAATATTAGAAACAGTCATTAGTGCAAAGCAAGATTGCAATTGTGACCAATTCCAAAGTGCATCCTTCTTGATTAGATATACATTTGACAAACTTTTATGTGAACCAATCAATATTCAATTATATAGTGCTCATTGTGATAGCTGTGGTTGCTCTTTCATACTGCCAATTCATATTTTTAGATTCAGCATTATTCTTCAAAATCCACTTAGTAGTGAGAGTCCACTGAAGTGAGCTTCCTCTGCACACAGAAAATAATAACAATCAAGGTATCCTGGCCTGTTTCTTCCATACATTGCATTTAAAGTCCAGAAGGCAAGAGAGAGTGAATGAGATAGATTACATAGAAAAACCTATGCTTTATCTACcattaacaaaaagaaaaaaatcttttCATAAAAGAACATTCTTCTTCACTCATGGTAAGGATCTAACAATTCAAATGTCAGTTAGTTTCATAGCCCCTTCATCAACCCAAGGCTTCATTCCGAAATCCAGCCCTACCTTCAGTGGAGGATGCAATGTTAATTTGCTTTTGCATGGATCCCAAAAGCTCCTGGCATGCTGCTTACAATGGAATTAGTAATGGTGTCTGAGTGAGGTTCTTAACCAAAAGGTCTGTTATCATGTTGGAGGACATGGTCATATATTGGACCAGATATGGAACATCAAAGGAATCTCCATTATTTAGCAAGACGCAAAGAACTTAAAGAACTAATGTGCACGAGTAGAGCAAAACCCGTGAAAGGTTGGGGGAAGCTTTTAACATAAGAACTGAAAAAGGAAATCATTCAACTCAAATTTAGCTACTGCCAGGAAGTATCTATCAGGTCCATCCTTTTCAGTACTCTTCATTCTTACAGTCATCCTATCCGGGCAGCATGCCCcaatgaagagaaaaaagaattgaTTTCGTTACAAcatgggtgggtgggggggggggggtggagttGATTCCATTTATTCTCAGCAAGGACAAGTTTCATGtctgaaaaagagaagaagaagaagaagaagcaaatgaGAGGAAGGACAAGAA is a window encoding:
- the LOC122665183 gene encoding uncharacterized protein LOC122665183, whose translation is MDGNMLEAFREKEIAEMMMTSSNYSVARDKLLKAKDLFPSLDNITGMLTVCDILCAANVGISGYSTDWYWILQLKPGADESTIESQFCKLINLLEPIKNEFPGTVSALKLIKKAFHVLSDRERREEFDKKRLGDCRAYGSDLREQPDMEVVKRKTEAISQSSAGLMRIGGDTFDVINELSCSIKNHKMKTSKDVTEKGVQNAVIYTGEQALNDFSIFDEPRKKIRAQEAGWISSCMGTGSNRGLGGRPLNSMKSTVGSQRNPSRSLCKMPNSDYYNFNNNRKAEAFSVGQVWAAYDQEKMPRRYYRICGFTMLPFQLRFTCLKPIPGCADEERWCTAGLPVACGAFKLDMDSMMMGGASKFSHVVSQVATVTDQPVEIYPRKGEVWAIYIDWKPFDWCADPKTRKGYRLQMVEIVTSFSQEAGVRVVCLEKVNGFRNIFQRRPDNGSKSYFQIPGAHSYTFSHMVPAFRFAGGEMNGISAGMFELDPLAGPAELVQGMAKSLGEESSSDYSSSTDCPSIPTAIIMSKPEVEEDLKSQWTAKDFVSDQIWAIYDGPDFLPRQYVRIKNLISSSKVCVTLLKPYPIHDDEVQWVKENLPFVCGLFRADRITCDLHLSRFSHLVKCERSKDKSFYRVYPKKGDIWAVYRNWNSKWTRSNYNGRCCRIVEVLSDFSEESGLRVASLVEVTGFLTFFRRQLDDGYELLRTVSRREMLSFSHQIPAFIVAGIETHGLPQGSLHLEPDALPSALSN